From one Cardiobacteriaceae bacterium TAE3-ERU3 genomic stretch:
- a CDS encoding MHS family MFS transporter translates to MTNKKLTRRVLMASLIGSAIEWFDYFLYGTVAALVFSDLFFPSEDPAVGTMLAYLSFALSFFIRPFGGIIFSHIGDKIGRKKTLVMTLSLMGGATVLMGLLPTYQAIGIAAPIIMVILRLMQGLGIGGEWGGAMLLAVEYAPAEKRGFFGSIPQTGVTIGMLLATLALTVMSLLPDDQFISWGWRVPFVLSAVLVFVGLWIRKGIDETPAFRENRAKGDIAKVPLFETLRTHRREVLIAIGAKFVETAPFYIMAVFIIGYATKNLHFTRTETFNAVTIAVIITTFLIPLMGKLSDKVGRKPVYIGGTLMMMAYAFPYFWLLQSGSFTLLIVATVIGLGIIWAPITAVLGTMFSEIFSTNVRYTGITLGYQIGAAVAGGTAPLVAEFLLREFDQSYVPIAVYIIFTGIISLIAIYAASRLQSKNFDS, encoded by the coding sequence ATGACAAACAAAAAACTCACTCGCCGCGTCCTCATGGCGAGCCTTATCGGCAGCGCCATTGAATGGTTTGATTACTTCCTCTACGGCACCGTTGCCGCACTCGTATTCAGCGACCTATTCTTCCCCAGCGAAGATCCAGCGGTCGGCACTATGCTTGCCTACCTCTCTTTCGCCTTATCATTCTTTATTCGCCCATTTGGTGGCATTATTTTCAGCCACATTGGCGACAAAATCGGGCGCAAAAAAACGCTGGTTATGACCCTATCATTGATGGGCGGCGCAACTGTGCTCATGGGATTATTGCCAACCTATCAGGCTATCGGCATTGCTGCACCAATCATCATGGTCATCTTGCGCCTGATGCAAGGGCTTGGCATTGGTGGCGAATGGGGTGGCGCGATGTTGCTGGCTGTTGAATACGCACCAGCCGAGAAGCGCGGCTTCTTTGGCAGTATTCCGCAAACTGGCGTCACCATCGGCATGTTGCTTGCCACGCTTGCCCTCACTGTCATGTCACTCTTGCCGGATGACCAATTCATCAGCTGGGGCTGGCGCGTACCGTTTGTACTCAGTGCCGTGCTCGTCTTTGTCGGCCTGTGGATCCGCAAAGGCATCGACGAAACGCCAGCCTTCCGTGAAAACCGCGCCAAAGGCGACATCGCCAAAGTACCACTGTTCGAAACCCTGCGTACCCATCGTCGCGAAGTACTGATTGCCATCGGCGCAAAATTCGTCGAAACCGCGCCGTTTTACATCATGGCGGTATTCATCATCGGCTATGCAACCAAGAATCTGCATTTCACCCGCACCGAAACCTTCAATGCCGTGACGATTGCTGTGATCATCACCACATTCCTCATTCCACTGATGGGTAAATTATCGGACAAAGTCGGGCGTAAACCGGTCTATATCGGCGGCACCCTGATGATGATGGCCTACGCCTTCCCATACTTCTGGCTACTGCAAAGCGGCTCGTTCACCCTGCTGATCGTTGCCACAGTCATCGGCCTCGGCATCATCTGGGCACCGATTACGGCCGTCCTCGGCACCATGTTTTCAGAAATATTCAGCACCAACGTGCGCTACACCGGCATCACCCTCGGCTACCAGATTGGTGCAGCAGTTGCCGGCGGCACCGCGCCGTTGGTCGCAGAATTTCTGCTGCGTGAGTTTGACCAATCCTACGTACCAATCGCTGTATATATCATCTTCACCGGCATTATCTCGCTGATTGCTATTTACGCTGCGAGCCGCCTGCAAAGCAAAAACTTCGATTCATAA
- a CDS encoding efflux transporter outer membrane subunit has translation MRLAVLPLAIFLGACSTMTPYQQPDVPFSERWIDASLSEQQGDSGVTAAALGWREYFRDPRLQAFIESALKNNHDLRKAALNTQIVQAQHGITYANLLPTVGSNGGMQRSRSARDLSPLGRSTISENYQVGLGISGYELDFFGRVQAMSEAALNRYFATREAHDAAQLSIISAVAKTYYQARIAQELMALSEKVYKSREESLRLAKLQYDAGVISAIALRGVESQIETAKADYAAQKRNAKQALNALSLLIGQPVSAMQLPPATALDEQFADIRTPANIPSAVLANRPDIREAEYQLKAANADIAAARAAFYPSITLTGNAGFASTELGNLFDGGNLMWSFAPKINLPIFDGGRRQANLKINELQQQILVEDYQQTVQSAFTDVADALFARQSLAEQYEAQQRGNHAVSERLRLENVRFENGVSSALDLLDSQRESYGSAQGLLGTKLNMLNNLVDIYIAMGGGLNEYGVQPIATTSSAAGGNSGALQGLAN, from the coding sequence ATGCGTCTTGCCGTATTGCCGCTGGCGATTTTCCTCGGCGCATGTTCGACCATGACCCCGTACCAGCAGCCGGATGTGCCATTCAGCGAACGCTGGATAGATGCGTCGCTCAGCGAGCAGCAGGGTGACAGCGGCGTTACCGCCGCTGCACTCGGCTGGCGCGAATACTTTCGCGATCCGCGCTTGCAGGCATTCATCGAATCGGCACTGAAAAACAACCACGACTTGCGCAAAGCGGCATTGAACACGCAGATCGTGCAAGCACAGCACGGCATCACCTACGCCAACCTGCTGCCGACAGTCGGTAGCAACGGCGGTATGCAGCGCAGCCGCAGTGCGCGCGACCTCAGCCCGCTGGGGCGCTCGACCATCAGCGAAAACTATCAGGTCGGGCTCGGCATTTCCGGCTATGAACTCGATTTCTTTGGCCGTGTACAAGCGATGAGTGAAGCCGCGCTGAACCGCTATTTTGCGACCCGCGAAGCACACGATGCCGCGCAACTGTCGATTATCTCGGCTGTCGCCAAGACGTACTATCAAGCGCGTATCGCACAAGAGCTGATGGCGTTGTCGGAAAAAGTCTATAAATCGCGTGAAGAAAGCCTGCGCCTCGCCAAGCTGCAATATGACGCCGGCGTGATTTCTGCGATTGCCTTGCGTGGGGTTGAAAGCCAGATTGAAACCGCCAAAGCGGACTATGCCGCACAAAAGCGCAATGCCAAGCAAGCGCTCAACGCCTTGAGTTTGCTGATTGGTCAGCCGGTATCGGCGATGCAGCTGCCGCCCGCTACCGCACTCGATGAACAATTTGCCGACATTCGCACACCGGCCAATATACCGTCTGCTGTACTCGCCAACCGCCCGGATATCCGCGAAGCCGAATACCAGCTTAAAGCCGCCAATGCCGATATCGCCGCCGCCCGTGCGGCATTTTATCCGTCGATTACCCTCACCGGTAACGCCGGATTTGCCAGTACCGAACTCGGCAATCTGTTTGATGGCGGCAACCTGATGTGGTCGTTTGCGCCAAAAATCAATCTGCCGATATTTGATGGTGGTCGTCGCCAGGCGAACCTGAAAATCAACGAATTGCAGCAGCAAATACTGGTTGAGGATTACCAGCAAACCGTGCAATCGGCGTTTACTGACGTTGCTGATGCGCTGTTTGCACGGCAAAGCCTCGCTGAGCAATACGAAGCACAGCAGCGCGGCAATCACGCCGTATCCGAACGCCTGCGTCTGGAAAATGTGCGCTTTGAAAACGGCGTATCGAGTGCGCTTGATCTGCTCGACTCGCAGCGCGAAAGCTACGGCAGCGCACAAGGCTTACTCGGCACCAAACTCAACATGCTCAACAACCTCGTCGATATCTATATTGCGATGGGCGGCGGGCTGAATGAATACGGCGTGCAGCCAATTGCAACAACCAGCAGTGCTGCAGGTGGGAACAGCGGTGCATTACAAGGGCTGGCTAATTAG
- the sstT gene encoding serine/threonine transporter SstT has product MQRYMQGSLVLQIIVGLILGIIFALVWPEGAATVGILGSLFVKALKSVAPVLVFILVAHAIAQHRAGQPTNIRAILLLYVLGTFAAALVAVIASNIWPVELSLNIPQEDISPPGGLGVVLTTLAFNMVDNPVNAILNGNYIGILVWAALIGFTLRHIEGPSKTVLNDAAHIITKIVGWVIRMAPIGIFGLIASTIADTGLKELANYAHLLAILVGAMVFVALIVNPFIVWCKIRRNPYPLVFTCLMESGITAFFMRSSAANIPVNMRLAHKLGLQEETYSISIPLGASINMGGAAITITIMTLATTHTMGIEVHFVTALLLCFLATLGACGASGVPGGSLLLIPMACSLFGIDDSVAAQVVGIGFIIGVLQDSAETALNSSTDVLYTAAADIAAKNKATNNA; this is encoded by the coding sequence ATGCAGCGCTACATGCAAGGTAGCCTCGTCTTGCAGATTATCGTCGGGCTGATACTCGGTATCATATTTGCTCTGGTATGGCCAGAAGGTGCTGCGACAGTCGGCATCCTTGGCAGCCTATTCGTTAAAGCACTAAAATCGGTTGCTCCGGTGCTCGTCTTCATCCTCGTCGCACACGCTATCGCCCAGCACCGCGCAGGGCAACCAACCAATATTCGCGCCATCTTGCTGCTGTATGTGCTCGGAACATTTGCCGCTGCACTGGTCGCCGTGATCGCCAGCAATATCTGGCCTGTTGAACTCTCACTCAACATCCCGCAAGAAGACATTTCTCCACCCGGTGGGCTCGGTGTCGTCCTCACCACCTTGGCCTTTAACATGGTTGATAATCCGGTTAATGCCATTTTAAACGGTAACTACATCGGCATTCTCGTATGGGCTGCACTGATTGGCTTCACTTTGCGCCATATTGAAGGACCAAGCAAAACTGTGCTCAACGATGCCGCACACATCATCACCAAAATCGTTGGCTGGGTGATCCGTATGGCTCCAATTGGTATCTTTGGCCTGATCGCCTCGACCATCGCTGATACAGGGCTCAAAGAACTCGCTAACTACGCACACTTGCTCGCTATTTTGGTCGGAGCAATGGTCTTTGTCGCGCTGATCGTCAATCCATTTATTGTGTGGTGCAAAATCCGTCGCAACCCGTACCCACTCGTCTTCACCTGCTTGATGGAAAGCGGCATCACCGCCTTCTTTATGCGCAGTTCAGCAGCGAACATCCCAGTCAATATGCGCCTTGCGCACAAGCTCGGCTTGCAAGAAGAAACCTATAGCATCTCGATTCCACTCGGCGCGAGCATCAACATGGGCGGTGCTGCAATTACCATCACCATCATGACGCTTGCAACCACGCATACCATGGGCATAGAAGTACATTTTGTCACCGCGCTGCTCTTGTGCTTCCTTGCCACCCTCGGCGCCTGTGGTGCATCTGGCGTTCCGGGCGGTTCATTACTGCTCATACCCATGGCGTGCAGCCTGTTTGGGATTGACGACAGCGTCGCAGCACAAGTCGTTGGCATTGGTTTCATCATTGGCGTCTTGCAAGATAGCGCTGAAACCGCGCTTAACTCCTCGACCGACGTACTTTACACAGCCGCAGCAGACATCGCGGCAAAAAATAAAGCAACTAATAACGCTTAA
- a CDS encoding efflux RND transporter permease subunit: MAKFFIRRPIFAWVVAIFIIIAGAVSLTQLPVEQYPSVGATKISVSTFYPGATAQVHQDAVLTVIEREMNGIEGLDYMESSANANGSGSLSMTFKSGTDSNIAQVDVQNRLARAEPRLPEVVRRNGVTVSKSQSNFLLFTMLYAEEGSPLSIDEVSDYAVRNIQPELQRVDGVGTVQVFGSERAMRIWVDPEKMRGFGLNIGDINQAIQSQNTQIPAGSIGELPAVNDQTYTASLTVPGQISSTEGFGNIVLRSELGGATVRLRDVARIELGRQQYATSAYVNGKPAVGLGVQLATGGNAVSAAEGIHEKMAELEKYFPNGMGWSIPYDSSKFVDISIEKVFHTLIEAIALVFIVMYLFLQNIRYTIIPTIVVPISLLGAVALMIPLGMSINVLTMFAMVLVIGIVVDDAIVVVENVERLMEEEKLSPFDAAMKGMGQISGAVIGITVVLISVFVPLAFFPGATGNIYRQFALVMAAAIGFSAFMALSLTPALCATFLKPPKHEEKKGFFGLFNRGVKRTTKGYERFLTKLIRRSYFMMAVFAALTAGSLWVFSQLPGGFLPSEDQGALVLSMQLPSGATAERTDEVMRQAEQIVLSQKEVADMVSIEGFSFSGSGQNMGLAFITLKDWSERAADGEDADSLSQRLNGMLYGGIHEAMVFVINLPALPELGGAGGFNVRLEARNGQDHKALVQARNMLLGMASQSPKLTQVRPSGLEDAPQLEINIDRDAAATQGVSLAAIAQTLSAYLGSSYVSDFPNQGRMQRVVVQADAKARMQPEDVMALTVPNNSGQLVLLGSVATMSWVDGPMQLSRYNGYPSMALSGSAAPGLSSGAAMAEMEQLAAQLPPGFALEWTGKSLEEQRAGAQSTILYAFSVLAIFLCLAALYESWSIPFAVLLVIPLGFLGVVLGNWLRGMDNDIYFQVGLITVMGLSAKNAILIIEFAKDLQAEGRSRVAAALTAAHLRFRPIIMTSIAFIAGVIPLFFATGASSASQRAIGTSVLSGMAIGTLLSIILVPIFYVVVRKMFKGKQPHQAQLPAPVEEK; this comes from the coding sequence ATGGCCAAGTTTTTTATCAGACGACCCATCTTTGCATGGGTAGTGGCGATTTTTATCATTATTGCCGGTGCGGTGTCGCTGACGCAGTTACCCGTTGAGCAATATCCGAGCGTTGGTGCGACCAAGATTTCGGTGAGTACATTTTATCCCGGCGCAACTGCGCAGGTGCATCAGGACGCAGTGCTGACCGTCATTGAGCGTGAGATGAACGGCATCGAAGGGCTCGATTACATGGAATCCTCGGCCAATGCCAATGGCAGCGGCTCGCTGTCGATGACGTTTAAAAGTGGTACTGATTCGAATATTGCACAAGTTGACGTGCAGAACCGCCTCGCACGTGCCGAGCCGCGCCTGCCTGAAGTGGTGCGCCGCAACGGTGTGACGGTGAGCAAGTCGCAGTCGAACTTTTTGCTCTTTACCATGCTCTATGCGGAAGAAGGTTCGCCGCTGAGTATTGATGAAGTCAGCGATTACGCGGTGCGCAATATCCAGCCGGAATTGCAGCGCGTTGATGGCGTTGGTACCGTGCAGGTGTTTGGCTCTGAGCGTGCGATGCGTATCTGGGTTGATCCTGAAAAGATGCGAGGCTTTGGGCTCAATATCGGCGACATCAATCAAGCAATCCAAAGCCAGAATACGCAGATTCCGGCGGGCAGTATCGGTGAGTTGCCGGCTGTGAATGATCAGACATACACCGCTTCCTTGACCGTGCCGGGGCAAATTTCCTCTACCGAGGGCTTTGGCAATATCGTCCTGCGCAGTGAGTTGGGCGGCGCAACCGTACGTTTGCGCGACGTGGCGCGTATTGAGCTGGGGCGCCAGCAATACGCAACATCGGCGTATGTTAACGGCAAGCCGGCAGTGGGCCTTGGCGTGCAATTGGCGACCGGCGGTAATGCGGTTTCGGCTGCCGAAGGTATTCACGAGAAAATGGCCGAACTGGAAAAGTATTTCCCGAACGGCATGGGCTGGAGCATTCCTTACGACAGCTCGAAGTTCGTCGATATTTCGATTGAAAAGGTATTTCATACCCTGATCGAGGCGATTGCACTGGTGTTTATCGTCATGTATCTGTTCTTGCAGAACATCCGCTACACCATCATCCCGACGATTGTCGTGCCGATTTCCCTGCTTGGTGCGGTGGCGCTGATGATTCCGCTCGGTATGTCGATCAACGTACTGACGATGTTTGCGATGGTGCTGGTCATTGGTATCGTCGTCGATGACGCGATTGTCGTGGTCGAGAACGTCGAGCGCCTGATGGAGGAAGAAAAGCTGTCGCCATTTGACGCAGCGATGAAAGGCATGGGGCAGATTTCCGGCGCGGTGATCGGTATTACCGTGGTGTTGATTTCAGTGTTTGTGCCGTTGGCGTTCTTCCCCGGTGCGACCGGTAACATTTACCGCCAGTTTGCGCTGGTCATGGCAGCTGCGATCGGCTTTTCTGCATTCATGGCGCTGTCACTGACGCCTGCTTTGTGTGCGACGTTCCTCAAGCCGCCCAAGCACGAGGAGAAAAAAGGCTTTTTTGGTCTGTTTAACCGTGGGGTAAAGCGCACAACCAAAGGCTACGAGCGCTTTTTGACCAAGCTGATTCGCCGTAGCTATTTCATGATGGCGGTGTTTGCCGCGTTGACGGCAGGCAGCCTGTGGGTATTCTCGCAATTGCCTGGCGGCTTCCTGCCTTCTGAAGATCAGGGAGCATTGGTGCTGAGTATGCAGTTGCCTTCCGGTGCAACCGCTGAGCGTACCGATGAAGTGATGCGTCAGGCCGAGCAGATTGTCCTGTCGCAAAAAGAAGTCGCGGACATGGTGAGTATCGAAGGCTTCAGCTTTTCCGGCAGTGGGCAGAACATGGGGCTGGCCTTCATTACCCTGAAAGACTGGAGCGAGCGCGCGGCTGACGGTGAAGATGCCGACTCGTTGTCGCAACGCCTGAACGGTATGTTGTATGGCGGTATTCATGAGGCGATGGTGTTTGTCATCAACCTGCCGGCCTTGCCTGAACTCGGCGGCGCGGGCGGCTTTAACGTGCGCCTCGAAGCGCGTAACGGGCAGGATCACAAAGCGCTGGTACAGGCGCGCAACATGCTGCTTGGTATGGCGTCGCAAAGCCCGAAGCTGACTCAGGTGCGCCCGAGTGGTCTGGAAGATGCGCCGCAGCTCGAAATCAACATCGACCGCGACGCAGCAGCGACTCAAGGTGTCTCGCTTGCGGCAATTGCACAAACCTTGTCCGCCTATCTCGGCTCAAGCTATGTTAGCGACTTCCCCAATCAGGGGCGTATGCAGCGCGTTGTGGTGCAGGCCGATGCCAAAGCGCGGATGCAGCCGGAAGACGTGATGGCTCTGACGGTACCAAACAACAGCGGCCAGTTGGTCTTGCTGGGTAGTGTGGCGACGATGTCGTGGGTCGATGGCCCGATGCAGCTCAGCCGTTACAACGGTTATCCGTCGATGGCACTGTCCGGCAGTGCCGCGCCGGGATTGAGCAGTGGCGCGGCGATGGCAGAAATGGAGCAGCTTGCTGCACAATTGCCGCCGGGCTTTGCGCTGGAATGGACCGGAAAATCGCTTGAGGAGCAACGCGCCGGTGCGCAATCGACAATTCTGTACGCGTTCTCGGTGCTGGCGATTTTCCTCTGCCTTGCCGCATTGTACGAAAGCTGGTCGATACCGTTTGCGGTTCTGCTGGTTATCCCGCTGGGCTTCCTCGGCGTGGTGCTGGGCAACTGGCTACGCGGTATGGACAACGACATCTATTTTCAGGTTGGCCTGATTACCGTGATGGGTCTGTCGGCGAAAAACGCAATTCTGATTATCGAGTTTGCCAAGGATTTGCAGGCTGAAGGGCGTAGCCGTGTTGCCGCCGCACTGACCGCCGCGCATCTGCGCTTCCGCCCGATCATCATGACCTCGATTGCGTTTATCGCGGGCGTTATACCGCTGTTCTTCGCAACCGGCGCAAGCTCGGCGAGCCAGCGTGCAATCGGAACAAGCGTGCTTTCGGGCATGGCGATTGGTACACTGTTGTCCATCATTCTGGTGCCGATTTTTTACGTTGTCGTTCGTAAGATGTTCAAAGGCAAACAACCACATCAAGCGCAATTACCTGCGCCCGTCGAGGAGAAATAA